One Mercurialis annua linkage group LG3, ddMerAnnu1.2, whole genome shotgun sequence DNA window includes the following coding sequences:
- the LOC126675011 gene encoding zinc finger protein CONSTANS-LIKE 14-like — MENLKSERKQTVPCDYCSERVAVIYCRADSAKLCLFCDQLVHSANSLSKKHVRSQICDNCGNEPVTVRCSTDNLVLCKECDWDAHGSCSVSAAHDRIPIEGLSGCPSALELADIWGFDLQDKKFDESESLCDDLVMQTEPWVFDKPDGGGGGGGGGGGGVSYFHDLIVPNGKGTIFGNMSYSDVMMASKRQQNPSCGRFTQVIFKQLMELFRRNSASGDSGGEDLVSGTTIGQGINDDGNNVEGKGGDFVNGIDGGGGVITEQEYLQEEAGFTSLLMMPSHMDLKSCGDGVVSNEGHVMCECTANAHGTQIWDFNLGQLRTPDQSEVAYGTSNAGFTIKNFGKLMKETSSSDTKMLGDLYQINSSSAHDDMTLFNSYSNNPTTSRGLAASESDNLSFVKLKDAGGCNDIGFNEQKILIRGDDVRTVPPNRADMELLAKNRGTAMQRYIEKKKNRRFDKHIRYESRKARADTRKRVKGRFVKACDAPYG; from the exons ATGGAAAACCTTAAATCAGAGAGGAAACAAACCGTTCCATGCGATTATTGTAGTGAACGAGTTGCAGTTATTTATTGCAGAGCTGACTCAGCAAAGCTCTGTTTGTTCTGTGACCAGCTTGTTCACTCAGCTAACTCGTTGTCGAAAAAACACGTAAGGTCACAGATCTGCGATAACTGTGGTAATGAACCAGTTACAGTACGCTGTTCAACTGATAATTTGGTGTTATGTAAAGAGTGTGATTGGGATGCTCATGGTAGTTGTTCTGTTTCTGCTGCACATGATAGAATCCCAATCGAAGGCTTATCTGGCTGTCCTTCAGCTTTAGAGTTGGCTGATATTTGGGGATTTGATCTGCAAGATAAGAAATTTGATGAATCAGAGTCGTTATGTGATGACTTGGTTATGCAAACTGAGCCTTGGGTGTTTGATAAACCcgacggcggcggcggcggcggcggcggcggcggaggTGGAGTTAGTTATTTTCATGATTTAATTGTGCCTAATGGTAAAGGTACGATCTTTGGGAATATGAGTTATTCGGATGTGATGATGGCGTCAAAACGACAGCAGAATCCGAGCTGTGGGAGGTTTACGCAAGTGATTTTTAAGCAGTTGATGGAGTTGTTTAGAAGAAATTCAGCGAGTGGTGATAGTGGTGGAGAGGATTTGGTTTCCGGGACGACGATCGGGCAGGGGATTAATGATGATGGTAACAATGTGGAGGGTAAGGGAGGTGATTTTGTGAATGGCAttgatggtggtggtggtgtgATTACCGAGCAAGAATATTTGCAGGAAGAAGCAGGATTTACTTCATTGCTGATGATGCCATCTCACATGGATCTGAAATCGTGTGGCGATGGTGTGGTTAGTAATGAGGGTCATGTGATGTGTGAATGTACTGCTAATGCTCATGGTACTCAG ATATGGGATTTTAATTTAGGACAACTGAGGACTCCTGACCAATCTGAAGTGGCATATGGAACAAGCAATGCAGGTTTCACCATCAAGAATTTCGGCAAACTAATGAAAGAAACTTCATCGAGTGACACAAAGATGTTGGGAGATTTGTACCAGATAAATTCCTCTAGCGCTCATGATGATATGACATTGTTTAAT AGCTACTCGAATAATCCAACTACCAGCCGAGGTCTAGCTGCATCGGAGAGTGATAACCTATCTTTTGTTAAGCTGAAAGATGCTGGTGGCTGCAACGATATCGGTTTCAACGAACAGAAAATTCTTATTCGAGGCGACGATGTGAGAACAGTGCCACCAAACAGGGCTGATATGGAGCTGCTGGCAAAGAACAGAGGCACCGCCATGCAACGTTACATTGAGAAAAAGAAGAACCGAAG ATTTGATAAGCACATACGATATGAATCGAGAAAGGCAAGAGCCGATACTAGGAAGCGAGTGAAGGGTCGGTTTGTAAAGGCTTGCGATGCACCTTATGGTTAA